Within Spinacia oleracea cultivar Varoflay chromosome 4, BTI_SOV_V1, whole genome shotgun sequence, the genomic segment TCCCGTGTTGTTACTTTAAGATATTTTCAATTGGCTTTGCATCATAATACATTGGTTTTCTCCTTGCAAGTAGGTTCTTGTAAATGTCTGAGATGGACCAGAAATATAAAGACTAGGTAGTTAAAGAAACTGGGGTTTCTTCTGAAGTATAACCTTTTTAGTCTTTGTTGGTTTTGTTTATCAGGCAGCGGAAGAGGACTACTGTACTAAACCAGCTAAGACTATGAGGCCTTTCCATGCTCTTCTTGATGATGGCCTTATAAGGACACCTATCACAACCGAGTTTTTGGTGCTCTCTAGGTATATTATGGTTTTATTGTATTGAGTGGGAATGCATTGCCTTAATGGTTGGTTTTCTAGAACACTCATTATTGCAATGTAAGTTCAATTAGTGTTTGATTAGTGACCATTAAATCTCATAATCTATAATTCCAAATTAGGCTTCATTATTGGGTCTACTGTATTCATGTCATGAAAATCACACTAGTTATCCGTTATGGCTTGTGAAGCAGGGAGGTCTTATAGAGCATAATtgtaatattttgtttcaaactCTCAACCAAAGCTGTGATTCTACATCTATTAAGTGTATTTCCTGGatacaaaatttgtaattattgtgtttggatttgatAGTCTTATATAAATTAAGAGTTATCATGAAATGCTGTAAACTGTTAACATCAAATAAGAGCTTAAAAAGAGATTAATATGCAGATGATATTTAGTCATGTTACTTGATTAGTTTTCTTTTTTACAGcattattttttgttgattgCAGTATTGAAATAGATGAAGAAAGGAATACAATTACAAGTGCAGTTCAAGCTAAAACAATCAAGGTGAGTTCAAGCTTTTTTTTAACCAGTTTGGTCTCCATTAGATTTCCATTGGCTTTGGCCGACTATTTCAGGCCTGAATTTATGTGAACTAGCAATAACATTCTTCTCTACAGAGTGAATATGAAGAGAATCTGTTTCACTGACATTAGGAGCTAGGAGCTCAAATATTTATCGATTGCTATAACATGCAGCTTTATTATGAGAAAATTGTTACATTCATTCCTATTTGTCTAGATAGGGCTTAAGATTTAGGACTGTGGAAATAGTTTGGGAAGGGTTAAGGTATTGATCGTCTGAAAAGTTAATTAAGAGTCAACTGTCAAGGTGAAAAGTTAAGTGTCAGCCAGTTAAGACATCACTCTTTCTATCTCCAGTAGAACTTCTTTCATTGGAGGTCTTCTCTTCTCATCTAAGTTCAAACATTGTTTTCCAAGATTAGCAATGGCGAGAAACTCTTCCTCTGAACCCTCTTGGAGGACTTGTGAACCATTAGCCTGTAACTTTTGTTTTGTTGGTGGCAGCTAGGATCTTTGAGTGACTGTCACAAATTGACGGAAACC encodes:
- the LOC130472142 gene encoding uncharacterized protein; the protein is MSRVVTLRYFQLALHHNTLVFSLQAAEEDYCTKPAKTMRPFHALLDDGLIRTPITTEFLVLSSIEIDEERNTITSAVQAKTIKFSEETYSSENVDEVRDMWVEYLLKQKADQENKVDGMEIAP